CGTGGAGGTCCGGCAGGCCGCCCACGAGCGCTACTTCGCCGAGATGCTGAAGCGCCGCCCGCGGCAGGTCTTCTTCCGGGGCAGCTGCGGGGGCGCCAACAGCTACTACTTCGATGAGCACGGCGATGTGCCGTTCCGGCCGGCCACCACACTGGAGGCGTACTGGCGCAGCGCGCGCTTCGACCTGGCCGACTACCGCTTCTCCGGCGGCTGAGCGCAGGGACGCGCCCGGGGCGGCGTCAGATGTTGGCGGTGGCCAGGTCCTCCACCGTCACCAGGCGCAGGAGACCACCCTCGCGGTCGAGGAACTCGAAGAGCGTGCCATCGTCCGACTGCATGCTGAAGAAGAGCAGCGACCCTTCGGCGCCACCGTATTCCATGTGCAGGTCGCCGGGCGGGTTGTCGGCGACGTGGCCCGGCTGTCGCGTCTTGTGCACGGTCTCGTGGGGGTGCTCCTCGACGACGTGATGCTCGCCGGCGAGCACCGCGACGGTCGTGCGTCCGACGTGCCGGTGGAAGTGGCAGTAGCGTTCCGGCTCCCAGCGGACCAGGAAGTCGGCGCGATGGGTGTCGATGTCGGTTCCCATCACCGCGACCCAGTAGTCGATGGGGTAGTCGAAGGCATCACCCCCTTCCAGACGCACCCATTCGAGGCCGCGGGTGCTGTACGGGCTCAGTTCGGCCAGACGGCGCTCGATTGCGGCGTTCATCGTCATGTCTCCTCCTCGTTCCGCGGTGCGCGGTTGTCCATGCGGGTTCAGGCGGGCTGTGCGGTGCTGCGCAGCGCGAAGGTGTCGTAGCCGCGCTCCGCGATCTCCCGGATCCGGTTGCGGTAGTCCGCGAACCCGACGTAGATGGTGAAGGTCTGCGGCTTGCCCGGGACGTTCGAGCCGGAATACCAGCTGTTGCAGCCGGTGAACTGGGTCGCCTCGGCGATGGCCGCAACCTCCTGCATCCACGCGGTCTGCTGCTCGGCGGTCGCCTCGATCGCGGTGATCGCCTCATCGTCCAGATAGCGGATGCAGTTCGCGACCCAGTCCACGTGGTCCTCGATGGCCATCACCATGTTGGTGAGAACCGACGGGCTGCCCGGACCGGTGATGGTGAAGAAGTTGGGGAAGCCGGCCACCATCAGACCGAGGTAGGCGCCGGCGCCGTATTCCCATTGATCGGCCAGACGCGTCCCGTTCCGGCCACGGATGTCGATGCGCGACAGCGCGCCGGTGATGGCGTCGAAACCGGTGGCGTAGACGATTGCGTCCGCTGCTACCGTGCGCTCACCCACCACGATGCCGTCCCGCGCGAAACGGCTGATCGGATCGGCGCGGAGGTCGATCAGTTCGACGTTCGGCCGATTGTAGGTTTCGTAGTAGCCGGTATCGCTGCACAGGCGCTTGCAGCCCACCGCGTGGTCGGTCGGGACCAGCATCTCGGCCGTTGCCGGATCCTCGACGATCGAGCGGATCTTCCGCCGGATGAACGCCTGGGCTTCCCTGTTGGCATCGCTGTCGAGCAGGATGTCCTGGAACGCGCCCAGGAACTGGAGACCGCCGAATGCGGACCAGCGCCGCTCGAATTCGGCCTCCCGCTCCTCCGGGGAAGCATCCGTGGCATTCCGAGGATTGACGAACAGATTGAAGGCGAACGCCTGCTCGAGGTTGTGCTCGCGGAAACGCTGGTGCTCCAGCTTCGTCTTGGCGACCTCGTCCGCCAGCAGCGGTCGGTTGCACGCCGGTACCGAGAAGCTCGGCGTGCGCTGGAACACGGTCAGGCGGGACGCCTGCGACGCGATGATCGGAATCGACTGGATGCCGGAGGAGCCGGTGCCGATGACGGCGACGCGCTGTCCGCTGAAGTCGACGTCCTCGCGGGGCCAGCGGCTGGTGTAGAGGATCCTTCCGGCGAAATCCTCCTGCCCCGGGTAGCGAGGCCGGGTCGGCTCCGAAAGGCATCCGGTCGCGGCGATGAAGTAGCGGACGTCGTACCGTTCGCCGTCCTCTGTGGTGACCCGCCACCGTGCGCGCGCCTCATCGTACGCGGCCGCCGTGACGGTGGTCCGCAGCGCGATGTCGGGGCGCAGTCCGAAGCGATCGGCCACGTGATTGAGGTAGGCCAGGATCTCCGGCTGGGCGGCGTAGCGTTCGGTCCAGACCCACTCCTGCTGCAGCGCGTCGTCGAACTTGTAGGAGTACTCCAGACTCTCCACATCGCAGCGCGCTCCGGGGTAGCGGTTCCAGTACCAGGTGCCCCCGACGCCGCTGCCGCGCTCGAGTATCCGGGCCGTGACGCCCAGCTCTCGCAGCCGGTGAAGCATGTACAGACCGGCGAAACCGGCTCCCACGACGATCGCGTCCAGCGTGATCACGCTGTCATTGCCTGCCTGGTGCATCGTTGTCTCCTCTTGATCGGCACGCACGGCTCGCGACGTGCGATGCCGATCAAGATTGGCAAGCCGGGCACACACAGGCTTGACACCTGGAGACGTTCTCTGGACATTTGGAGACATGGCGGTCACGGTCCGAACCAGCGGTCTGCGCGGCTACGAGCCGCTGATGCGGCGGCTGGGCGCCGACCCCGGGCCGCTGCTGCGCCGGTACCGGATCCGCCCGTCCGTACTGCGGAACGAGGACGCGCTCGTACCGCTGCGCGCCTTTGCCGCCCTGCTCGAGGCGAGCGCGGCCATCACCGACTGCCCCGACTTCGGATTGCGTCTGGCGCAGGGGCAGGACATCAGCGTGCTGGGGCCGGTGGCCATCGCGATGCAGAATGCGCCGACGGTCCGGGCGGCGGTCGGGTACGCCTCCCGGTTCCTCTACGTCCAGAGTCCGGGTCTCGTGCTCACGCCCCTGCCGGACAGCCCGATCGGCAGGGACTGCGAGGAGCTTCGGCTGGAGGTCGATCTGCCCCGGGCATCGGGTCTCCGGCAGACGGTGGATCTGAGCCTCGCCGACCTGCACCAGATGCTGAAGGCGCTGGGGGCGGGCGCCTACCGGCTGCACGCCGTCACGCTGACGCACGCCGCGGGCGCTGCCGACCGAAGCTATCGACGGTTCTACGGCGCACCCGTGCTCACCCAGCAGCCACACGCGGGGCTGCACGTCGCCAGGTCGACGCTCGATACCCCGCTGGGCAAGCAGAACGCCATGCTGCGGGAGATCGCGGTGGACTATCTGGCGATGACCTACGACGCGCCCGAAGTACCGCTGTCGTCGCGGGTGCGCCAGGCGCTGCGCCACGCCATCGGCACCCATGCCGACAACCGCCCCGAGATCGCGCGGCTGTTCAACCTGCATCCCCGCACCCTGCAGCGGCATCTGGCATCGGAGGGGACCACCTTCGACGCGCTGCGCGAGCAGACCCGCAGGGAACTGGCGCTGCGCTATCTGACGGAAACGCATATTCCGCTTCCCCAGCTCGCGACCATGCTGGGCTTCTCGGAGCATTCCGCCCTGAGTCGCTCCTGCCGTCGGTGGTTCGGGCGTTCTCCGTCGGCTCTTCGCACGCAGGGGCCATCGGCCGCGTCGCGATCGTCCACGAAGGCGTGATCGCGGGAGACGCACGCGCCACCGGCGGCGCTTCCGACCGACCGTTCGCCGGATCGCGCGACCTCCGCCGCGAACAAAGAGGCCGCCGCTCCGGGGGAAGAGCGGCGGCCTGGGGCACTCTCAGTGGGGGGGAGGAGATTGCGCTGAGAGTGGGTGTAGATTGCAGCGGCGGGAGCGGGCGCGCCAATCGCGATTGCCTATCGTCGCGATGGTGTGCGCATTGCTACCGGCTCCTTGTTCAGCAGCCGTTCGATCGCCGGCGTGCAGGCCGCCGGACGGCTACCATTCCGGATTCCCATGGCCCTTGCGAGGTCGGCGCACGGTCGATCGCTCGGGCGTCACCATCATCCGAGGAGGCTTCTGCGTGCAGATCAGTGATCGTGTTTTCGTCATCACCGGCGGGGCGTCCGGCATAGGCCGGGGCAATGTCGAGTACTTCCACAGGCTCGGGGCGCGTGTCGCGATCTTCGACATGAACGCCGAGGCCGGCGAGGCGCTGGTGGCCGAGCTCGGCGACAAGGCGCTGTTCGCGCAGGTGGACGTTACCGACGAGGCCTCGGTGGCCAGGGGCATTGCGGCGACCGTCGAGCGCTTCGGCGCCATCCACGTGTGCCTGAACTTCGCCGGTATCGCCAGTGCTGCCAAGACCCTCGGCAAGGATGGCCCCTTCCCGCTCGACAAGTTCAACAAGGTGATCCAGATCAATCTGGTGGGCAGCTTCAACGTGCTGCGCCTGGCTGCGGAGAAGATGGCCGGGAACGAGCTCGTCGACGGCGAGCGCGGCGTCATCATCAATACCGCCTCGGTGGCAGCCTTCGAGGGGCAGATGGGGCAGGCGGCCTACTCGGCGTCCAAGGGCGGCATCGTCGGCATGACGCTGCCGGTGGCACGCGACCTCGCGTCCTTCGGCATCCGCGTCAATACCATCGCGCCGGGCCTCATCCACACCCCGCTGTTCGAGGCGCTGGGCGAGAAGGTGGTCACGGCGCTGTCGCAGCAGGTGCTGAATCCGCAGCGACTGGGTACGCCCGACGAGATCGCGCATCTCGCCAAGTCGCTGGTCGAGAACCCGTACATCAACGGGGAGACCGTGCGCATCGACGGCGGCATCCGCATGCAGCCACGCTGAACGGGCCCCGCGCACGGGCCGGCGCCGCAGCGTGCCGGTCCGTGCGCCCCGTGGCGGGCCCTAGAGCGAGACGGTCTGCTCGAAGGACTGCAGGCTGCGCCGCGCCATGGCGAGACTGGCCTGCTTGCGGTTGAGCACGAGATACACGAACACGTCCTGGGTCTTCGCGAGCGGACGGATGAGGTGGTACTGCTCGCTCAGCGTGATCAGGATGTCCTCGATGCCGCCCGAGATGCCCAGCTTCTCGGCGACACGGCGCTTGGCCTTGACGACCTCCGAATTGCCGGCCGCCGCGATCTCGAGATCGAGGGCGCCACCCTCGGTGGACGCCA
Above is a window of Algiphilus sp. DNA encoding:
- a CDS encoding AraC family transcriptional regulator produces the protein MAVTVRTSGLRGYEPLMRRLGADPGPLLRRYRIRPSVLRNEDALVPLRAFAALLEASAAITDCPDFGLRLAQGQDISVLGPVAIAMQNAPTVRAAVGYASRFLYVQSPGLVLTPLPDSPIGRDCEELRLEVDLPRASGLRQTVDLSLADLHQMLKALGAGAYRLHAVTLTHAAGAADRSYRRFYGAPVLTQQPHAGLHVARSTLDTPLGKQNAMLREIAVDYLAMTYDAPEVPLSSRVRQALRHAIGTHADNRPEIARLFNLHPRTLQRHLASEGTTFDALREQTRRELALRYLTETHIPLPQLATMLGFSEHSALSRSCRRWFGRSPSALRTQGPSAASRSSTKA
- a CDS encoding 3-hydroxyacyl-CoA dehydrogenase is translated as MQISDRVFVITGGASGIGRGNVEYFHRLGARVAIFDMNAEAGEALVAELGDKALFAQVDVTDEASVARGIAATVERFGAIHVCLNFAGIASAAKTLGKDGPFPLDKFNKVIQINLVGSFNVLRLAAEKMAGNELVDGERGVIINTASVAAFEGQMGQAAYSASKGGIVGMTLPVARDLASFGIRVNTIAPGLIHTPLFEALGEKVVTALSQQVLNPQRLGTPDEIAHLAKSLVENPYINGETVRIDGGIRMQPR
- a CDS encoding NAD(P)/FAD-dependent oxidoreductase, yielding MHQAGNDSVITLDAIVVGAGFAGLYMLHRLRELGVTARILERGSGVGGTWYWNRYPGARCDVESLEYSYKFDDALQQEWVWTERYAAQPEILAYLNHVADRFGLRPDIALRTTVTAAAYDEARARWRVTTEDGERYDVRYFIAATGCLSEPTRPRYPGQEDFAGRILYTSRWPREDVDFSGQRVAVIGTGSSGIQSIPIIASQASRLTVFQRTPSFSVPACNRPLLADEVAKTKLEHQRFREHNLEQAFAFNLFVNPRNATDASPEEREAEFERRWSAFGGLQFLGAFQDILLDSDANREAQAFIRRKIRSIVEDPATAEMLVPTDHAVGCKRLCSDTGYYETYNRPNVELIDLRADPISRFARDGIVVGERTVAADAIVYATGFDAITGALSRIDIRGRNGTRLADQWEYGAGAYLGLMVAGFPNFFTITGPGSPSVLTNMVMAIEDHVDWVANCIRYLDDEAITAIEATAEQQTAWMQEVAAIAEATQFTGCNSWYSGSNVPGKPQTFTIYVGFADYRNRIREIAERGYDTFALRSTAQPA